Proteins from one Camelina sativa cultivar DH55 chromosome 8, Cs, whole genome shotgun sequence genomic window:
- the LOC104706859 gene encoding U11/U12 small nuclear ribonucleoprotein 25 kDa protein-like, translated as MGSFHRRTFSYDKLPTEPIRLSVLKLDGSSFDVYVMTSATVGDLKLAIETAFSHVPKKGPSKISWSHVWGHFCLCYGGQKLITDTDCIGSYGMKDGDEVRFKNHVSGNAVLGKGYSRKSKQKNLERILPKDGDGEMNRIEEIDDSWEDLEKGGFVRYKDDDMDASSNESTRSCLTSVRGCCFVFGLKELLGFGNERTYYSLRDTWRDE; from the exons ATGGGAAGCTTTCACCGCCGGACCTTTTCTTATGATAAACTTCCGACCGAACCCATTAGGCTCTCCGTTCTAAAACTAGATGGCTCTTCCTTTG ATGTCTACGTAATGACCTCAGCAACCGTTGGGGATCTCAAGCTTGCCATAGAGACTGCCTTTAGTCATGTCCCTAAGAAGGGACCCTCCAAGATCTCATG GTCACATGTTTGGGGgcatttttgtttgtgttacgGTGGTCAGAAGTTAATTACCGATACGGATTGCATCGGAAGTTATGGGATGAAGGACGGTGATGAG GTAAGGTTTAAAAACCATGTGTCAGGCAATGCAGTATTGGGCAAGGGATATTCTaggaaatctaaacaaaaaaattt AGAGAGGATATTGCCAAAGGATGGAGATGGAGAAATGAATCGAATAGAAGAGATTGATGACTCTTGGGAAGATCTCGAGAAAGGAGGCTTCGTGAGGTacaaagatgatgacatggacgCTTCTTCAAATGAAAGCACTAGGTCTTGTCTAACCTCTGTACGAGGTTGctgctttgtttttggtttaaaggaGCTTCTTGGGTTTGGTAATGAACGAACCTATTACTCTTTAAGAGATACTTGGAGAGACGAatga